The Thermococcus henrietii genome segment TGAGGATGTACCCTTTCTTCATGGCCTGCTCGGTGTAGTACCAGGCCCCGGGGATGAAGACATCGCAACCGCATGTCGTCTGAAGGACGCCGAAGATTTCGCTGCTCCCGCCGTAGTGCACCTCGACCTTCGCGCCGGTCTCGTTCTCGAAGAGGCTTATCAGCTCGTTCATCGGCTTCATCAGGCCGGCTCCAGAGCAGACGACGACGGTTTGACCCGAGAAGGGTTTTTCGCTCCCGTGGTGACTTCCCGAGGCTATACAGCCCGCGCCGACAACGGCTCCCAAGAGCAGCAAAACCAAGACAATACCTGTAACACCCTTCATTAGACCACCCGAAAAGGAGGTTCGGGATTCGAATTTAAACGTTTGCGTAAACAAAAGAGTTTTCTGTAAATGAAAGTGTTTTCCAACCCTGCGAGACCGTTAAAAGGATTCCCTCGAATTCGGTCCGGTGGTGGCGATGTTCTGGCTCAAGACGAGAATCATCGAAGGCAGGGGCTCCCTCGAGAAGCTCAGGAAAGAGATAAGCGGGCACGAGAAGGTTCTTATTCTGGCCAGCAACTCAATGAAGAAGCACGGCTTCCTGAGCGAGGCGGAGGATTACGTTAGGGAAGCGGGAGCGGAGGTTCTGTCCATAGCCGGCCTTCCGGCGGAGCCGAGCGTGGAAACGATAGAGGAGTTCCTGCCGAAGGTGAGGGAGTTTAAACCTGACCTGCTGATAGCGCTCGGCGGTGGAAGCGTGATAGACACGACGAAAGCGTTGAAGGTCTTCTACGATGCTCCCGAGCTGAACTTTGAGGAGATAGCCTTCATGGACCGCTTTTCAAGGCCCAAACCGGTTCCGAAGCTGAAGACGAAGCTCATAGCGATTCCCTCGACGAGCGGTGCAGGAAGCGAGGTCTCCGGAGCGAGCGTTCTGAAGAAGGGCGGAATCAAGTACAACATCGTTACGCCCGAGATAGCGCCTGAGGTTGCGATACTTGACCCCCGCCTGCCGATGACAATGCCGAGGGAAGTGGCGAGGAATTCCGGGTTAGACGTCCTCGTCCACGGAATAGAGGCCTACACCACGAAGGTCGCCAACGACTTCAGCGACGCGATGGCGATTAAGGCAATAAAGACCGTCTTCAGCTACCTTGAGAAGAGCCTCGAAGGCGACGAGGAAGCGCGCGAAAGGATGCACTACGCCTCTACAATGGCCGGAATCGCCTTTCTCAACGCGCGCCTCGGTATCTGCCACGCGATGAGCCACAAGGCCGCTTGGCTCGGTCCGCACGGACTTCTCAATGCCATATTCCTGCCCTACGTTATGGAGTTCAACGCCGAGAGAAGCGACTACGCGAGGAGGCGCTACGACGAGATAGCGAGGGAGCTCGGGCTGAGGGACTGGAGGGCGCTGGTTGATGCCGTCAGAGAGCTGAACGAGCGGACGGACGTTCCGAAGCTGAGCGAGCTCGTTGATGAAGAGACATTCATGGCGAGGCTCGACGAGATGGCCGAGAAGGCATACCACGACGGCCTTTTGGCCTTCAACCCTGTCGAGGCGAAGCCGGAAGAGATAAGGGAGCTGTATTTGAAGGCTTTCAGGGGAGAGTAAAGAGAAGAAAAGCGGAGTTCAGCCAACCTCTACTTCCTTTTCTCCCCCGTTCTCGACCTCGCGAATCTTTCCACCTTTCATGACCTCGACGATGGCCAGGCTGAGTATCGCCAGGAAGAGGTAGATTCCTGCGGAGGTCCCGAAGAGGACCTCGTAGGCCTTCGTCGTCGGTATCTTTATCTTGACCCACGAAGGGGCACCGGGCGGGTGGAAGAGGGTGTAGTAGGTGCTCATGACGGTTCCGGCTATAGCCGGTCCCCACGTCGAGCCGAAGTTCCTGAAGAGGCTGTTGGCACCGGTCGCGACGCCCATGACCCTCTGCGGGACGCTGAAGACGAGAACGTTGATGAAGGAGATATTCATCAGCGTTATTCCCGCGCCAACGTAGGTTATCATCGCCACGAAAGCCCAGAGGTGGTTCGGCGGGAATTCAGGGGCGTACTTCGCCAGAATGGCGAGGCCCGAGCTCGCGATGAGAGCGCCCGTTATTGCGAGGGGTTTGGCGCCGATTTTCGGCATCAGTTTACCTGCCAGGGGGGCTATTACGAGCATGACGCCCGCCATTGGGGTCATAAGCAGACCGCTCTCGAGTATGCTCTTGCCGAAGCCGTACGGTGGCTTCATCTGGAAGATGTAGGTGTTCGCCTGGCTCATCATTGAGATTCCAAAGGCCGCGAACATTATTCCGAGGTTCACTATCGCGGGGTTCCTTGCGGTCACGATGTCGAGGGGGATTATCGGGTTCTCAGCGCGTTTCTCCCAGAGGACGAGCAGGACCGCGCCGACTATCGAGACAGCGAAGAGGACGAGGGTTTCTCTTGCGGTCCAGCCGACGTTCGGGGCGCGCGTTACAGCGACGAGTGCCGGAACGACGGCCCAAACGAGGAGCAGAGCGCCCTGCCAGTCGAGCTTTCCGGGGTTGATGTATCTGCTCTCGCGGAGTATCTTCCACGCGAGGATGAACATCAGAACCGCGAATGGGGCGGCGGTATGGTAGGTCCAGCGCCAGCCCCAGTGCTGGGTAACGTAAGCTCCGAGCGGGAGGGCTATGACCATACCGACGCCAAACATCGCACTTATCATTCCCTGAACCTGGGGCACCATCTCGGGCGGGAACTCCTCACGAACGAGGCTGAAGGCGAGCGGGAATATTGCCATTCCAAAGCCCTGGATTGCCCTGCTGAAGAGCAACCAGCGGAAACTCGGCGCAAAGCCGTTGAGTATGACGCCGAGGGTGTAGAAGCCGAGGGCAACGAGGAACATCTTCTTCTTGCCGTACATGTCGCCGAGCTTTCCAAAGACCGCGACGCTGACCGTTCCGACGAGGAGGTAGATTGTGAGAACCCAGCTGACATCGTTGGGGTTTATTGCGAACTCCTTCTGAATCGTTGGCAGAGCGGGAGTTAGCATCGCCTCTGTATACATGACCAGGAGCGGGAGGAGAACCACGACGAGCGTGGCCTTCTTCGCATAGCTGAGGTCGTACGTTTCACCGTTCCTCGTGACGTTCATATCTCTTCACCGATATGTCGAACGATATATCGTCTTATAAAGTTAGCGGTAGGGGTTGAAAGCGAGTAAGGTATATAACCACTATTGAGAAATACCAAACCATGAAAGTCATAAGCGTGAAAGTCCCAGAATGGGTTTCGGAACAGGAAGCCGAGCTCTGGATAGCAGAGGGGCTCGGGAAGAAGATATCAAGAAAGATAGTCCTTGAGGCCCTTGCCGAAGGAATACCCCTGGATAAGAAATTCTTTGAGGAAACAAGGGAAGAAGTCTGGGCCGAAGTAAAGCACAAATATATCAAAATGGGATTGATATGAGGGTCGTTGTTGATAGCAACATTCTGTTTTCCATATAGTATCTGGAAGGAAATCAAAGGCATTCAGGCTTCTCGAAGAGCACGAGCTTACCCTCTTCGCCCCGGAAGAGGTCATCCTTGAGTTCAGACGACACTCCACTAAACTTAAGAAGTTTGCAAAGGACTTTGAATACCGAACGTTTCTGACCTTTTCACTGGTTCAGATAATCCCGCTTGAGTTTTATTCCAACAAAATCAGAGAAGCTTATCAGATAGCCTCCAAGTTTGATGAGAAAGACACACCCTTCATAGCCTTGGCCATGAAGCTTGGTATTCCCCTATGGACGGGAGATAAAAAGATTCTGAGCGCGGCAATCTCAACGGAAAGATTTTTGGCCCTCGATTCTACTGCATTAGAGTCTCTGCTGAATGGAGATACGCTGGAAAACGTACTCAACGAAATGAAAACTCGACTTGGTATTTTGAGAACACAGTAAAGTTCAAGAACTAAAGGTTCTCCCTTGAATCATGCACCCACTCCTCAAGAAGGCCATCAGGGAGCGCTTTGGGAAGCTCAACCGGCTCCAGCAGGACTCGTTCAGGGAGGTTAGCTCCGGGAAGAGCGTTCTAATCATCGCGCCAACCGGCTCGGGGAAGACGGAAGCGGCAGTTCTGCCGGTTTTCAATGAAATCCTTGAAAACGGTCTCAAGCCGATTTCGGCCCTTTATATAGCCCCTCTCAAGGCCCTCAACAGGGATTTGCTCGAGAGGCTCGAATGGTGGGGGAGGAAGCTCGGAATAACCGTCGAGGTCAGGCACGGCGATACGTCGGCCTACAGGAAGGCGAAGCAGACGAAGAATCCGCCTCAAATGCTAATCATCACCCCCGAAACCCTCGGCGTGATTCTGACGGTTAAGTCCCTCCGGAAGCACCTGAGCAACGTTAAGTTCGTTATCGTTGACGAGATAGCGGAGCTTGTAGACAATAAGCGCGGTTCCCAGCTCCTCCTGAACCTTGAGAGACTCGCTGAGATTGCCGAGTTCAAGAGGATAGGCATGACCGCAACCGTCGGCAACGAGGAAGAGGTAAGGGACTGGCTTGGGGCCGAGGTGATAGTAAAGCCGAACTGGAGGAAAGCCTACCGCTTTCACGTCCTCTATCCGAAGCCGAAAGAGGAAGACGAGGAGCTTGCGGAGAAGCTGAGCGTCTCGCTGGAGATAGCGTCCCGTCTGAGGGTTCTGTGGGAAATCGTTGAGAGGCACGGGAAGGCTCTCATCTTTACCAACACCCGCCAGTTCGCCGAGGTTCTTGCGCACCGCCTCAAAGCCTGGGGAAAGCCCGTCGAGGTTCATCACGGCTCGCTCTCGAAGGAGGCGCGCGTCAGAGCCGAGAAAGCCCTCAAGGAGGGGAAAATCAAGGCCCTAATCTGCACCTCCTCGATGGAGCTCGGCATAGACATCGGCGACGTTGACGTTGTAATACAGTATATGAGTCCGAGGCAGGTGAACAGGCTGGTTCAGCGCGTCGGCAGGGCGAAGCACAGGATTGGAGAGGTCAGCGAGGGCTACGTCATAGCGACGAACGTCGAGGACTACCTCCAGAGCCTTGTCATAGCGAAGAGAGCCTTGGAAGGGCGCTTCGAGGCGGTCGAGCCGATAGGCGGGCTTGACGTCCTGGCCCACTTCGTCGTCGGGTTGCTCATCGAACACAAACGCCTTCCGCGCGAGAGGCCCTATGAGATAGCGAAAAGGGCTTACGTCTACCGCGATTTGAGCTGGAGCGATTACCTCGACGTTCTCAGCGTTTTAGAGGACGCTCGCCTTGTCGGCTACGATGAGGAGAGCAACCTCCTCTACCTTAGACGAGGAGCGTTTCAGTACTACTACGAGAACCTCTCGACGATTCCGGACGAGGTTTCCTGGAGAGTTTTCGACGCCAAAAGCGGGCACGTCATAGGAAGACTTGACGAGAGCTTCGTGATGGATTTGGAAGAGGGCATGGAGTTCGTCATGAACGGGCGGAGCTGGATAGTGCTCAAGATAGACGACGAAAGCCGGCTCCTCAAAGTCCGCGAGAGCAGGAGTCTTGAGAGCGCGATACCGAGCTGGGAAGGTGAGATGATTCCGGTTCCCTTCGGGGTTGCATTCGACGTCGGCAGGCTGAGGAGGGAGTTGGCCTTCGACTTCAGAAAGGCATTAGGCCTTTTGGAGGGCGTTGAGTTCAGCGAAGATGAGCTTAGAAGGGCCTTTGATGAAATCAGGGACGAGCCGTTTCCAACGGATAGAGATATTATCGTCGAGAGCACGCCCAAAGCGCTGATAATCCACGCCGATTTCGGGAGCAGGGCGAACGAAGCGATAGGTAGGATAGTTCACTCGCTCCTAATCCTCCGCTACGGCCGGGTCTTCTCCGTGAGGAGTCAGGGGCACGCGATAGTCTTCAAGACCCCGTTCCAGCTCAACCCCGACGAAGTGAAGCGCTACCTCTACCAGGAACCCGAAAGCGTCGAGTTCATAGTTTCCCGCGCTCTGAGGGATTCCCACGCCTACCGCTGGAGAATGCTGAACGTGGCCAAGCGGTTCGGTGCCTTGAGGCGGGACGCGAGGATAAGGAGAATCGAGAGGCTCTTCGAGGGGACGGTGATTGAGAGGGAAACGCTCAACGAGCTCTACCACGACAAGGTTGACGTCAAAAAGGCGGAGCTCGTGATGGAGCTGCTCAAGGCCGGCTCTCTGAGGGTGAAGACCGTCCTGAGGAAGGAGCCGTCAACCCTGGCGAGGCTCAACATGACGGTGAGCGGGGAGTTCCTGCTGTCGAGCGTTCTCGAGAGGGACGAGCTTATCGAGCTGTTCAGGAAGAGGTTGCTCGAGCACGAGGTCGTTCTCGTCTGCACCAACTGCGGCTGGAATTCAAAGACGAAAGTGGCGAGACTTCAAAACATCAATCTGAGGCATTGCCCGCGCTGTGGTTCAAAGATGTTAGCTGTGGCGCACCCGATTGACGCCGAGGAGTTTCTCTCGGTGCTTGAAAAAGTGAGGCACGGAAAACCCCTCGAAAGGAAGGAAGAGAGAGCTTACAGGAAGCTGCTGAAAGCGGCCGATTTGGTCGATACCTACGGCTTCGAAGCGGTGCTGGCGCTGGCAAGCTACGGAACGGGGCCGGATACCGCCGCGCGACTGCTCGCGCAGTACAAAGGAGACTCATTAATCCTCGCTCTAATGGAGAGGGAGAGACAGTTCATAAGGACGAGGCGGTTCTGGGTCGATAAGAAGAAAGGGGTCGAGGAAGAGAAATCAGAATAGCCACTGGTTCTCGATACATTCGTCGCACGGCGGCTTCTCGCCGGCTATCGCCTTGAACTTCTTGTAGATGCACTCCGGCAGGCCGAGCGGACAGCGGTCCGGGTACTGGCCGGGCCTGACCTTCGTCGGGTCGAGCTTTATCTTGATGTAGGCCTCGTACTCCTCGACCTTCTTCCAGGGCAGGACCTTCGCCCCGTAAATCACGAGTCCGTCGTAAATCTTCGCGTAGTCGCCGATGACGGCGTTCTCCTTTACGATGACGTCCCTGCCAACTACAACTCCCTCGCCGAGTATCGTGTCCTTCAGCTCGGCGCGCTCCTTGATTATGTCGCTCCCGATGAGGACCGAGCGCTTGATGTAAGCTCTGTCCTCTATCACGGTGTTCGGGCCGATGTAGGAGTATGCCTTAATCTTGACGCCGTGTCCTATCCTGACGCCCTCGTCAATGTAAACCGGCCCCTGAATCTCGACGTCTTCCGGAACCTCCGCACTCTCGGCTATGTGGAAGTAGCCGTTCTCGCGGGCCATCTCATCAAGGGCAATCTGGTGGGCGTAGAACAGGTCGTCCGGAGTTCCGAGGTCGACCCAGTAGGTCCCCTTCGGCATCCTGTGGGCGTAAACCTCGCCGCGCTCGACGAACCTCGGGAGGACCTCGCGCTCGAAGTAGACCTCCTTACCCTTCGGAATCTCCTCGAGGACCTTCTTGTTCACGACGTAGATTCCGGCATCGACGAGGTTGCTCTTGGGCCTCTTGGGCTTCTCCTCGAAGTGGAGCACCTTTCCGCTCTCGTCCATCTCGAGAACTCCGAAGCGCTCCGGGTCGTAGACCTTGGTCGCCCCCACCGTTATGAGCCCGTCGTTCTCCTCATGGGCCTTTATGAGCTCGCGGTAGTCGAAGTTCGTGAAGACGTCGCCGTAAATCACAAGGAAGTCATCGCTCACGTACTCCTCAACGTTCTTGAGCGCGCCACCGGTCTCGAGCGGCATGGGGTCGTTGACGAAGCGGATTTCCTTGGGGTAGTCCGCCATCTTCTCGTCAACGAACTCCCTTATCTCACCCCTCATGTAGTGGACGGAGAGAATAACCTCGTCTATCTCGGGGACCTTCTCGAGCGCTTCGAGGATATACTGGAGGTTGGGCTTTCCGAGGACCGGAATCATCGGCTTTGGCCTCGTTGATGAGAGGGGCCTGAGTCTCGTTCCAAAACCGCCTGCAAGAATGACAGCCTTCATGGTTCTCACCGTCTATAGATACCACGGGCCAGCTTATATATTTTACGGCCATAAAATATATTACCGCTGGTGAAAGGTTTAACCGGCGGTGACTACTCCCGAAAAGCTGACGTTAACGTGGCAAAAGTCCCAATAACCCCTGCGAATGGAGTGGATAAGCCGGCTTAACGGTTCCTGCTTGAAGAACGCGAAACACCCAACCGGGCGAAAAGATGGGTGCACCGGGTTGTTCGCTAATGCTCGTTTTTGTGAACATCAAAGCTCGGTCTAAGCACCTTCACCCTCGGCACGAGGCACTTCCCGTAGCAGACCTTCCTGAGCGGGCAGGTCTCGCAGGCCGGCCCCTGCTCAACCTCCTCGATGTAGCCGAGGCTTTTGAGGAGCTCGATTATTCCCTCGACTTCCTCGACCGTAATCCCGAGCTCCCTTGCTATGTCCTGAGGAAACCGCTTGCCCTCGTTGATGAGTCTCAGCACTTCCTCCATCTTGCCCATCTTCACAACCCCAGCGCCGTTCCAACGTGCCATATCAGGATTCCGAGGAGCGAGGCGACGGTTATCATGTAGACGGTTACAGCGAGCGCCCACTTCCAGTTGCTCTCGGCTCTTATGGCCGCTATCGTGGCCACGCAAGGTATGTAGAGCGTCGTGACGACAGCTAAGACGAAGCCCTGCAGTGGGCTCATCGAGGACATCATGGCCTCCTTGAGTGCCTCCCCCGTCAGACCGCCGTAGAGAATGCTGTACGTTGAGATTACGTTCTCCTTGGCGATTATTCCGAAGATTAGGCTCACCCCGGCCTTCCAGTCGAGCCCCATGAGGTTGAGGTAAGGCGCGACGAAGTGGCCGAGCCTCTCGGCGTAGCTCTTTCCGGTTCCAATCGGCACTGGATAGTTGCTGAGGTACCATATCGCTATCGAGCCGACGAGGATTACCGTTCCTGCCTTCTGGACGAACTCCTTGCTCCTCTCCCACGAGTGCAGGAGAAGGCTCCTTCCGCTCGGGATTATATACTCCGGAAGCTCGATTACGAAGGGGCTCTCCTCGCCGGAAACGAACCTGCTCACGAGTTTGGCGGAGAGCAACGCCACGGCGACCGC includes the following:
- a CDS encoding DNA-binding protein — encoded protein: MGKMEEVLRLINEGKRFPQDIARELGITVEEVEGIIELLKSLGYIEEVEQGPACETCPLRKVCYGKCLVPRVKVLRPSFDVHKNEH
- a CDS encoding PIN domain-containing protein, which codes for MVSGRKSKAFRLLEEHELTLFAPEEVILEFRRHSTKLKKFAKDFEYRTFLTFSLVQIIPLEFYSNKIREAYQIASKFDEKDTPFIALAMKLGIPLWTGDKKILSAAISTERFLALDSTALESLLNGDTLENVLNEMKTRLGILRTQ
- a CDS encoding DEAD/DEAH box helicase produces the protein MHPLLKKAIRERFGKLNRLQQDSFREVSSGKSVLIIAPTGSGKTEAAVLPVFNEILENGLKPISALYIAPLKALNRDLLERLEWWGRKLGITVEVRHGDTSAYRKAKQTKNPPQMLIITPETLGVILTVKSLRKHLSNVKFVIVDEIAELVDNKRGSQLLLNLERLAEIAEFKRIGMTATVGNEEEVRDWLGAEVIVKPNWRKAYRFHVLYPKPKEEDEELAEKLSVSLEIASRLRVLWEIVERHGKALIFTNTRQFAEVLAHRLKAWGKPVEVHHGSLSKEARVRAEKALKEGKIKALICTSSMELGIDIGDVDVVIQYMSPRQVNRLVQRVGRAKHRIGEVSEGYVIATNVEDYLQSLVIAKRALEGRFEAVEPIGGLDVLAHFVVGLLIEHKRLPRERPYEIAKRAYVYRDLSWSDYLDVLSVLEDARLVGYDEESNLLYLRRGAFQYYYENLSTIPDEVSWRVFDAKSGHVIGRLDESFVMDLEEGMEFVMNGRSWIVLKIDDESRLLKVRESRSLESAIPSWEGEMIPVPFGVAFDVGRLRRELAFDFRKALGLLEGVEFSEDELRRAFDEIRDEPFPTDRDIIVESTPKALIIHADFGSRANEAIGRIVHSLLILRYGRVFSVRSQGHAIVFKTPFQLNPDEVKRYLYQEPESVEFIVSRALRDSHAYRWRMLNVAKRFGALRRDARIRRIERLFEGTVIERETLNELYHDKVDVKKAELVMELLKAGSLRVKTVLRKEPSTLARLNMTVSGEFLLSSVLERDELIELFRKRLLEHEVVLVCTNCGWNSKTKVARLQNINLRHCPRCGSKMLAVAHPIDAEEFLSVLEKVRHGKPLERKEERAYRKLLKAADLVDTYGFEAVLALASYGTGPDTAARLLAQYKGDSLILALMERERQFIRTRRFWVDKKKGVEEEKSE
- a CDS encoding sugar phosphate nucleotidyltransferase, whose amino-acid sequence is MKAVILAGGFGTRLRPLSSTRPKPMIPVLGKPNLQYILEALEKVPEIDEVILSVHYMRGEIREFVDEKMADYPKEIRFVNDPMPLETGGALKNVEEYVSDDFLVIYGDVFTNFDYRELIKAHEENDGLITVGATKVYDPERFGVLEMDESGKVLHFEEKPKRPKSNLVDAGIYVVNKKVLEEIPKGKEVYFEREVLPRFVERGEVYAHRMPKGTYWVDLGTPDDLFYAHQIALDEMARENGYFHIAESAEVPEDVEIQGPVYIDEGVRIGHGVKIKAYSYIGPNTVIEDRAYIKRSVLIGSDIIKERAELKDTILGEGVVVGRDVIVKENAVIGDYAKIYDGLVIYGAKVLPWKKVEEYEAYIKIKLDPTKVRPGQYPDRCPLGLPECIYKKFKAIAGEKPPCDECIENQWLF
- a CDS encoding iron-containing alcohol dehydrogenase gives rise to the protein MFWLKTRIIEGRGSLEKLRKEISGHEKVLILASNSMKKHGFLSEAEDYVREAGAEVLSIAGLPAEPSVETIEEFLPKVREFKPDLLIALGGGSVIDTTKALKVFYDAPELNFEEIAFMDRFSRPKPVPKLKTKLIAIPSTSGAGSEVSGASVLKKGGIKYNIVTPEIAPEVAILDPRLPMTMPREVARNSGLDVLVHGIEAYTTKVANDFSDAMAIKAIKTVFSYLEKSLEGDEEARERMHYASTMAGIAFLNARLGICHAMSHKAAWLGPHGLLNAIFLPYVMEFNAERSDYARRRYDEIARELGLRDWRALVDAVRELNERTDVPKLSELVDEETFMARLDEMAEKAYHDGLLAFNPVEAKPEEIRELYLKAFRGE
- a CDS encoding MFS transporter; protein product: MNVTRNGETYDLSYAKKATLVVVLLPLLVMYTEAMLTPALPTIQKEFAINPNDVSWVLTIYLLVGTVSVAVFGKLGDMYGKKKMFLVALGFYTLGVILNGFAPSFRWLLFSRAIQGFGMAIFPLAFSLVREEFPPEMVPQVQGMISAMFGVGMVIALPLGAYVTQHWGWRWTYHTAAPFAVLMFILAWKILRESRYINPGKLDWQGALLLVWAVVPALVAVTRAPNVGWTARETLVLFAVSIVGAVLLVLWEKRAENPIIPLDIVTARNPAIVNLGIMFAAFGISMMSQANTYIFQMKPPYGFGKSILESGLLMTPMAGVMLVIAPLAGKLMPKIGAKPLAITGALIASSGLAILAKYAPEFPPNHLWAFVAMITYVGAGITLMNISFINVLVFSVPQRVMGVATGANSLFRNFGSTWGPAIAGTVMSTYYTLFHPPGAPSWVKIKIPTTKAYEVLFGTSAGIYLFLAILSLAIVEVMKGGKIREVENGGEKEVEVG